The genomic DNA CCAGGGGGTTGCCGTGCCTCATGGCCATATCAAGGGGCTGCAGCAGGCGCTGGCGCTATACGTGCGGCCGCGCACGCCGATTCCATTCGATGCGCCGGACGGCAGGCCCGTGACCGACCTGGTCGTGCTGTTCGTGCCGGAGTGGGCGAACATGACGCACCTTCACCTGCTTGCCGAGGTCGCTGAGCGCTTTTGCGATCAACGGTTTCGCGAGCGGCTTCACGCCTGCGCAGACCCTCACGCCGTATGCGGGCTTTTTGCCGATTTCGAGGTGCAAGATGCTGCGGAGCGTGGCGTAACGGGTGCAGCGCGGGCGACAGATCATCGACTGTAGTGAAACCGTTTCGGCCGAGCGCGATTGCGAATGGTCTCGAGGAAGTCACGCAAGCGACCGTTTTCAGGCCATGCACCCGTGAATAGTTGATGCTTCGCAGAAGCGCGGCGTTAGAGATCGGCGGCGCAGAGCGTAATCCGCTCGCCTGTACGTGGCAATTGCTTCTCGGCGATCGCTTTCCGAAGATGGTGTTTACCGAGCTCGAATGCGAGCACCAGCTGTCTTGGCGTCTGGTCCGCCGCACCCAGTCCCTCGCACATCACTTCGGCAGGCAGCGCGAAGGCGCAGTATCCCCATCCGAAACCGTACGCGGAAAACCACACCGACGAGTCGGTAGTGAGGGTGGGTGCGGTGAAATGGGTCTTGGTTCGATCTTTGTCCAACACGATTCTGTCCGATAGCAAGGGATACGGAAGATCCGGCACGATCCAGACGCGCTCGTCGCAAGTAGCGCAACGCTGTCGCAAGCGCTCGCAGAAGCACGTCCGGTGTATGCACGATTCATGCACTTCGTGCCGTTGCCGCCCCCGACCACCTGGCGTATTCCTGCAAGCGCTTGCGTCAACCGTCTACGAAAAGAACGCGAACGGCAGAATCGCTGCGATATAGACCGAGATTCCGAACGTAGCAAAGCCCAGGCTGATCGCCAGGAGTCCGAGAACGCCAGCGGCGATTGCCAGTCCGACGCACCAGCGGTGCTGGATTTGACGGCCTGCGATGACGCTTCTATCCACGGTCGCTTCCGCGACGGTTTCTGCTGTACTTGTGTATTGACGAAATCTCAACCGAAGCATGCACGACCTCGCTTTCTTTAACGTTGAGATTCTGCTACTTGCCGTGTAACGAATTTATAAAACCATGGGTGCGCGGCGTTAATTCAGCGTATGCGAGCACGCGTTCAACATACGATTTTTATAAGCCGCGTCAGGTGTCTTTACGCGGATTTTAGAAGCGGCTCGTTACGATTTCGCCGATTGGCTTTGCAGTCCGCTGAGAGTGACCCGAACCGGCACGGCACGATGCCTTCGTCCGGAAGGATCGACTGCGTCGAACAGCGGCACAAGACCGCGTGATGGCTTTGACACAAGAGGAACATCCCATGCGAATCCAGCCCACGAGAAGTCGACATCGACGGGCACCGCGTACAAGAGCACTGGTGAAGATCATTGTCCTTGTCGTGCTGGTCAACCAGATTCTGACGGCCAGCTTCGCGTTTCTCGCGCACGAGAATCATCCCGACATTGCGTTCGGCCTGACGACGCTTTTCAGTTTTCTGCTGTGCGCGATTCTCAGTACCTGGATCCGCTCGGACGCGAAGCACGCATGGCTTCACGCACGCGACGCAGGTTTTCTGAGTTCCGCGTTGATACGTGGCGGCCGCACGGTGTGGATCCGGCAGGACTGTCCCAGACGCTGGCTGGTCGTACTTCATATCGAACTCGAAGGCGGGCTTGCGGCGTCGGAGACCGATCCGGCGCGAGCCGCGCAGACTGGTCGCGAGAACTGACATACGCACTCGCGTGTGCAACCAAGTTCCGATGTTTCCTCAGGTGCTTGCCGACGAGCCAGATCGCGGTGAGCAAGAGCGGATCAGGTTTGACTGGCGCTACAAATGGGAGCGTCTTTCTGCCGCTCTTTACGACATTTTTTCTTGCGGCGCTTCAACGACGAACCCTACACTTCGCGGGTTTGGCGAAGCCAGAGGAAAGCAATGACCCGCACCAAGGCAGCAATGTTTTTCAGGGGGATGAGCAAGGTGATGTTCATCGCGATCGCAGTGAACCTGTTCCTGACGAACATCTTCGAATATCTGGCGCAGACGCTGGATCTCGGTCTGGACAACCAGGCAGTGACGCTGTTCAGTTGCGTGACGTGCGGGCTGCTGACGCTATGGCTCCAGTCCGATGCGCGCCGTGCATTTGCACTCGCGCAGACCAACGGTTATGTCCGCGCGGAAGGCGAGAGCCGCGATGGCTTGCAGATCGCCGCTGATTGTCCCAAACGCTGGCTCGTCATCTTGCACGTCGAACTGAATTCCGCCGCCTTGCGCTAGCCGCATTGCCGCGCTGCACTACGACGCGCGGCGCAACGCAGACATATCGTGAGATGCACATCTCAGGCGCGCTGACGACGCAAACCTTCCGTCGGCCTTCGCCGTGACTGCCAATGATGTTTGGAACGACACGTACAAACCTCAAACTTGACTACGCCGCCCAGAATTCACCGAGCGCCCGACCGATAACGATAAGCAAAGCCCGGCTCGCGGCCTCGTCATCATGGTCCAGTTGAAAAATCGCTCAACTCGAGTCGCGCTTCGCCGTTAACTCAGACGATATCCCACACCATTTCGACGCGCCACGTCGCCCGCGACGTACGGGCTCGAATCGTGAGGGTTCGGACTGCAAGTTTGCCAGGGTTGGCAACACCGCGCTATGGACGCCCGTACTGCACGGCGTGCGATCGAACAAACATCCCTCATGGTATTCAAACGACTCTGTACCGCGTTAGTCGCGGTCATGCTGAACGTAGCGGCTGCATCCGTTTGCGAAGCCCAATACTCCACCAGCTGGATGGCCAACACACATGGCACGGCGACGACTCGGGTAGGCAATGTGGCTCGCTCGATGTGGGTGGCATCCGAAGGGGTGATCTATACGGCCTCAATGTGGGACGAGGACGAGGGCGGCATCGCGATCTATCAGAACGGACGGAACATCGGCTCGATCGGGGCGCACGGCGAGTTTCAGGGCGGCGCGATCACCGGCAACTCGACCTCGCTGTTCGCTGCGCTGCAGTTCAACACCACGTACGGAAGCGGCAAGGTTGGCCGATACGACCGGGGAAGCCGCACGCGCGACCTGCTGATCACGGTAAGCGACACGACCACCGAACACCTCGCGGATGTCGTCACCGGACTCGCGACGTCGGGCTCGCTGCTCTACGCGAGCGATTTCCCAGGCAACCGCGTACGCGTGTTTACGACGTCGGGTGTCTGGCTGCGCGATATCGGCGTGGCAGGGCCGGGCGCGCTCGCGGTGGACGCGGGCGGCAACATCTGGGTCGCGCAACAGAGCATGGGTACGGTGATCCAGTTCAGCCCGACGGGTGAACGCGGAAAGACCATCCAGCTGGCGGCAAAAGCACAACCCTCTTCGCTGTATTTTGACTCGCTCACCGGGCAGCTATGGATCGGCGACGAGGGGCCGGACATGAACATCAAGATCTATGACGTCTCCAGTACACCGTATGTTGCCGGTACGTTTGGTGTTCAAGGCGGATTCCTCAATACGGTCACGGGGATCAAGGGGCAGGTGGGCGACAGGCGGTTCACGCGCGTTACCGGCATCGGCAGGGATTCTGCGCGCAATCTCTACGTGCTGAACAACCCGTGGGGCGGATCGTGGGATCTCGGCCGCAACGGCGGCACCGACATCCACGCCTACGATGGCACGGGAGTGTTGCGCTGGCAGCTCCAGTCGGTGAACTTTGAAGGCAACGCCGCACCGGACCCCGCCACCGACGGGGCGATCTTCTACGGCGGTATGAACATCTATGCGGGCACCCCGGGAGGCGCCTACGTTGCCAACACGATCGATCCGTTCACCTACCCCTCCGATCCGCGCATCAATCTCGCCGACCACGAACGCGGCGAACATTTCGCTCAGGTCGTCAGCGTGGGCGGACATCGGATACTCGTCGCAGCGAGCCAGAATCCCGATACCTTTTACTTTTTCCATTTCAATCGGGCAAGCGGGTACATTGCGATTCCCGATAGCACGCTGCCGG from Paraburkholderia terrae includes the following:
- a CDS encoding SMP-30/gluconolactonase/LRE family protein, with translation MVFKRLCTALVAVMLNVAAASVCEAQYSTSWMANTHGTATTRVGNVARSMWVASEGVIYTASMWDEDEGGIAIYQNGRNIGSIGAHGEFQGGAITGNSTSLFAALQFNTTYGSGKVGRYDRGSRTRDLLITVSDTTTEHLADVVTGLATSGSLLYASDFPGNRVRVFTTSGVWLRDIGVAGPGALAVDAGGNIWVAQQSMGTVIQFSPTGERGKTIQLAAKAQPSSLYFDSLTGQLWIGDEGPDMNIKIYDVSSTPYVAGTFGVQGGFLNTVTGIKGQVGDRRFTRVTGIGRDSARNLYVLNNPWGGSWDLGRNGGTDIHAYDGTGVLRWQLQSVNFEGNAAPDPATDGAIFYGGMNIYAGTPGGAYVANTIDPFTYPSDPRINLADHERGEHFAQVVSVGGHRILVAASQNPDTFYFFHFNRASGYIAIPDSTLPGTSFGTTAKVRNGFCLDSKGDIWAGLDKTNAISHYPLNGFDANGKPLWGAAITMPIPATIGQLTRIMYLPESDTMILTGITGSTDWTAIGSRVEVYHGWLAGNRTAPNPVINLASANPKSVVAAGNYLFVGYVHTVPNIDAFNLTTGNLDITLVNSNPNTVDVGNDVDSMYGLRAYRRSNGEYEVTKDNYNDASIVLYRWTPPASSGTGVSATRTMMVSPFSVN